Genomic window (Bradyrhizobium sp. 186):
GGACCTCCGCCTCGACATCGGTGATACCGAGCTTCCGCGCCACGGCATTGGCCGTGGTCCGGTTGTCTCCGGTCAGCATGATCACCATGATGCCTTCCGCAGCGAGTGCCTTTAGCGCATCCGGCGTCGATGGCTTGACCGGATCGGCGATAGCGAACAGCCCGGCCAGCTTCCCGTCGATCGCGATGTTGATGACGGTGGCGCCTTCCTCACGCAGACGCTCGGCTTGTTCACGCAGCGACTCGGTCTCGACATCGAGAGATTTTAGGAAATTCGAATTGCCGAGGAGCACGATTTTGCCGTCGACGGCGCCGATTGCGCCTTTGCCGGTCGGCGAATCGAATTCTTTCACTTTGCCCAAATCCAGGTTGCGCTCCTTGGCGGCGCGAACGATGGCGTCGGCAAGCGGATGTTCACTGGCGCGTTCGACGCTCGCCGCGAGCCGCAGGATTTCGTTTTCCTCAAACCCAGCGGCGGCAACGATGGCAACAACCTTCGGCTTGCCTTCGGTCAATGTGCCCGTCTTGTCAACCACGAGCGTATTGACCTTTTCCATGCGCTCCAACGCTTCGGCATTCTTGATCAGGACACCCGCCTGCGCGCCGCGTCCGACGCCAACCATGATCGACATCGGCGTTGCAAGCCCGAGCGCGCACGGACAGGCGATGATCAATACGCTGACGGCCGCGACCAGGCCGAACGCCATGCGCGGTTCCGGTCCAAACCAAGCCCAGGCGCCGAAAGCGATCAGTGCAGCGACGATCACGATCGGCACGAACCAGCCGGAAACCTGATCGGCGAGCCGCTGGATCGGTGCGCGCGAGCGCTGCGCATCCGCGACCATCTTGACGATCTGCGAAAGCAGCGTGTCGCGTCCTACCTTGTCGGCGCGCATCACGAAGCCGCCGGATTGATTGAGCGTGCCTGCGATCACTTTGCCGCCGACTTCCCTGGTGACCGGCATGGATTCGCCGGTCACAAGGGACTCGTCGAGCGAGGAACGGCCGTCAAGGATGACGCCGTCCACCGGCACTTTTTCGCCCGGGCGGACGCGCAGTTTGTCGCCGACCACCAAGCTATCGATCTGCACCTCATGATCGGCGCCATCGTTGCCGATACGACGGGCGGTCTTCGGCGCCAGTTCGAGCAGCGCCTTGATCGCTCCAGAGGTTGCTTCGCGGGCACGCAGCTCCAGAACTTGACCAAGCAGCACGAGGACCGTGATGACCGCGGCAGCCTCAAAATAGACCGCAACCGCGCCGCCAAGCCCACGGAAGGTTGCCGGGAAAACATCGGGCGCGACGGTGCCGATGACACTGTAGACGTAGGCCACGCCGGTGCCCATCGCGATCAAGGTGAACATGTTGAGATTGCGCGTCACCAATGATTGCCAGCCGCGCACGAAGAACGGCCAACCGGCCCAAAGGACAACCGGCGTCTCGAAAACCAGCTGAATCCAGTTCGACAGGGGCTGATCGAGCCAGCCGTGACCGCCGACGAGATGGCCGCCCATTTCCAGAATGACCGCTGGAAGGGCAAGCACCCCGCCGACCCAAAAGCGCCGCGTCATATCAGCGAGTTCGGGGTTAGGCGGCGTATCCAAACTGGCCACCTCGGGCTCCAGCGCCATGCCGCAGATCGGGCAGGTTCCGGGACCGACCTGACGGATCTGCGGATGCATCGGGCAGGTGTAGATCGCGCCTTCCGGCACAGCGGTCTTCGGCTCGCTTTTGTTCAGATATGCTTGCGGGTTGGCAGCGAATTTGGTTCGGCAGCCGGCCGAACAGAAATGAAAGGTGTCGCCGCGGTAATCGAACCGGTGTTGGCTGCTTGCGGGATCGACGCTCATCCCGCAGACGGGATCGCGCACGGTTGCCTTGGCGTCAGTGTGACGCTCAAGGTGAGCGTGACCGGAGTGATCGTGGCTTCCGCCGCAGCAGCCGGAACTCTTTGCAGCGCCGTTTACATTTGCGTCTCCGGCTTCCGTCATCGCATTCTCCATCGCACTTGCAACCGATACCTGGTAGGGGTATGTAGGCGGCATGAGAAAAGACATCAAGGCATCCTGTCAAAAACGCCTGAGCCGCATCGAGGGCCAGGTTCGCGGCCTCTCAAAAATGGTCGATGAGGATCGGTATTGCATTGATATCGTCACGCAGATATCGGCTGTGCGTGCCGCGCTGCGCAAGGTGGAGGAGGAGATCCTGAAGGATCACGTCGCG
Coding sequences:
- a CDS encoding heavy metal translocating P-type ATPase; its protein translation is MTEAGDANVNGAAKSSGCCGGSHDHSGHAHLERHTDAKATVRDPVCGMSVDPASSQHRFDYRGDTFHFCSAGCRTKFAANPQAYLNKSEPKTAVPEGAIYTCPMHPQIRQVGPGTCPICGMALEPEVASLDTPPNPELADMTRRFWVGGVLALPAVILEMGGHLVGGHGWLDQPLSNWIQLVFETPVVLWAGWPFFVRGWQSLVTRNLNMFTLIAMGTGVAYVYSVIGTVAPDVFPATFRGLGGAVAVYFEAAAVITVLVLLGQVLELRAREATSGAIKALLELAPKTARRIGNDGADHEVQIDSLVVGDKLRVRPGEKVPVDGVILDGRSSLDESLVTGESMPVTREVGGKVIAGTLNQSGGFVMRADKVGRDTLLSQIVKMVADAQRSRAPIQRLADQVSGWFVPIVIVAALIAFGAWAWFGPEPRMAFGLVAAVSVLIIACPCALGLATPMSIMVGVGRGAQAGVLIKNAEALERMEKVNTLVVDKTGTLTEGKPKVVAIVAAAGFEENEILRLAASVERASEHPLADAIVRAAKERNLDLGKVKEFDSPTGKGAIGAVDGKIVLLGNSNFLKSLDVETESLREQAERLREEGATVINIAIDGKLAGLFAIADPVKPSTPDALKALAAEGIMVIMLTGDNRTTANAVARKLGITDVEAEVLPDQKSAVVAKLQKAGRIVAMAGDGVNDAPALAAAEVGIAMGTGTDVAMESAGITLLKGDLGGIIRARRLSQATMSNIRQNLFFAFIYNAAGIPIAAGILYPHFGILLSPIIAAAAMALSSVSVVGNALRLRVTRL
- a CDS encoding metal-sensitive transcriptional regulator, with product MRKDIKASCQKRLSRIEGQVRGLSKMVDEDRYCIDIVTQISAVRAALRKVEEEILKDHVAHCVEHAIASGDRSDQRKKIAELMAVVGRADR